Below is a genomic region from Armatimonadota bacterium.
AGCTCGGGCCTATCAATGACCGCCAAGTGCCCATCCTCGAATACCGGGAGCCCTTCTTCGCCGATGCCTTTGACGGCGACTGGGCAGCGCGCAACAAGGCCAATGGCGCCTCGGCGCGGCTGGACGCGGCCCGCGGGGGCAAGATCACCTATCAGGGGTTCGTGCACACCTTTGCCTCCCTGGTGCCGCCCGGCGAGCACTTTGCCCAGCATCCCGAGTGGTTCGCCTTCACCGGAGGCAAGCGCAGCGATGGCTACGTGCAGCTCTGCCTTACCAACGAGGAGCTGAAGCGCTTCGTGGCCGAGCGCGTGAAGGAGCGGCTGCGGGCGAACCCCACGGCTAACATCGTATCCGTCTCGCAGAACGATGCCGCCGGCTACTGCGAGTGCCCCAACTGCAAGGCCCTGGATGAGAAGGAAGGGTCGCATGCCGGCAGCCTGCTCCATTTCGTGAACTACGTGGCCCGCGAGGTAGGCAAAGAGTTTCCCAACGTCGCCATTGACACCCTGGCCTACCAGTACACCCGCAAGCCCCCCAAGTACGTGCGGCCCGAACCCAATGTCATTGTGCGGCTGTGCAGCATCGAGTGCAACTTCGCCCGCCCCCTCACCGACCCCAGCAACCGGGCCTTCTACCAGGACCTGGTGGGGTGGAGCAAGGTGTGCAAGCGGCTGTACGTGTGGGACTACGTCACCAACTTCTCCCACTACCTGTGGCCGCAGCCCAACGTTTTCGTGCTGGGGCCAAATGTGCGCACCTTCGTCAGCCACGGGGTGCGGGGCATCTTCGAGCAGGGGTCCTACACTACCCTCGGTGGCGACATGGCGCTGCTCAAGGCCTGGGTGCTGGCGAAACTGCTCTGGAACCCCGACCGGGATGCCAAAGCCATGATCCGGGAGTTTCTGAACGGCTACTACGGCCCGGCCGGCCCCTATGTGGGCAAGTACCTGGACCTGGTGCACCGTGAGGCGGTGGATCACAAGTACTACCTGGGCTGCTTCGTGAACAGCGATTCGCCCTTCCCCAGCTCGCAGACCGTGAAAGCCGCGGAGGAGGCCTTCCGGCGGGCGCTTGCCGCAGTGGCGGGGCAGCCGGAGCTGCAGCAGCGGGTGCAGCTTGCCCACCTTCCACTGACCTACGTGCAGCTCTCCCGGGGGCCGCAAGCGACTGGCGGAGAAGCCTATGAGCAACTCATCCAGGACTTTGAGGCCGTGGTGCAGCGAGAGAACATCGTGAACGTGAGTGAGAGCGGCCCCGTGGCGCCCAAGGTGGCGGAGTTCCGGAAGAACCTGCGGGTGTACCGGGAGGTGCTCAGTATCGGCCCCGGAGAAGCCAAGGTGTGGCCGCTGTCTAACATCTGGAAGTTCGCCCCGGACCCGGAGGACCAGGGCGAAGCGGCAGGCTGGTTCAAGGAAGGCTTTGACGATGGCACGTGGGCCGCGGTGCGCTCCGACCGCAACTGCGGCTGGGAGGCCCAGGGCTTCCCCGACTACATCGGCTTCGGCTGGTATCGGCAGGCGGCAGCGGTACCCGCCGATCTGGCTGGCTTCAAGCACCTCTACCTTTACTTTGGCTCGGTGGACGACGACGCCTGGGTCTATCTCAACGACCGCCTCGCCTACGAGCATAGCGCCAAGACGACCGGCCTGCCCCCCAACGTCATCTGGCGCACCCCCTTTGCCTTCGATCCCCGGCCCTGGCTCAAGCTGGGCGCGACCAACGCTATTGCCGTCAAGGTGCTCAACCGCGTGGGCATGGGTGGGGTGTACCGGCCGGTCTATCTGGTGGGCGCCAACCGGGAGCTGGATGTCCCGCTGCTCGGCCCGCTGGTAGCGATGGAGACAGCCCAGTAGGGACGCCTACCGCGGGCTCCCTGGAGGCCCTGCACGCGGGGAAAGGCAGGGGAACCGGGCGGGAGTGTTGAGCATGGTTGAGACCGCCTGCGGCGCCAAGGCATGAGCGAGACAACATATGGCGCTCGGGCGCCTGTGAGACCGGTGCGCGGCGTGGATGCTCTGCAAACCGCCGTGTCCCTGATGGTCAAGTCTATCGTGCTCAGTGCGCCGTGGGCAAGCCGGAATCCACACCTGGGCCTACCCTCCCAAACCTCGCGGGAGGCAGGGGGACATTTTCCCTGTGCAGTTGCATGGGGACATAATCGCTATGCTACCAGACCAGGCACCGTCTGCCTTGACACCCGGCGGGCGACGAGGTATCTTGTGCACTAGATTACGTTCGCCGCGAGGCGCCATGAGAGCGAACGATAACCCGTTCTTTAACCGCGGCCCTATCCTCGACCCCGCTTACTTCTTCGACCGCAAGGAGGAGCTCGCCGACATCCTGGGGCTGGTCGCCAACATGCAGGACTGCTCGGTGGTGGGGGGCATCAAGCGCGGCAAGACCTCGCTCCTGCTGCATCTCCAGCGCGACCAGGTGCTCGGCGCCGACCACGGCGAGGTCGCGTCCTTCCTGCGTCCTTATCTCAGCCTGGAGGGGCTCGCCAACGTCACGCCGGAGGCCTTCTTCCACTGCCTGCTGCGGGCGGCCCTGTCCTGCCCTGCGAGCCCGGCTGGCGCCGGCTACGAGCGCCTGTCGCCGGTCGGCGAGCTGTCTTTCTCTGAGTTGCAGGCGGCGTTCGATGATTTCGCCCGCCGGGGTGTCAACGTTATCTTCCTGCTCGACGAGTTCGAGCTGGCGGGGGAGAATCCGCATTTCGATCTCAACTTCTTCTCGGCCCTGCGCAGCCTCGCCTCGCGCCCCAACTGCGCCTTCGTCATCGCCACCGCCGATC
It encodes:
- a CDS encoding DUF4838 domain-containing protein; this translates as LGHEGLLIRTSPPHLLLMGGEPRGTLYAVYTFLEDHLGCRWWTSTASTIPQRSTIKLGPINDRQVPILEYREPFFADAFDGDWAARNKANGASARLDAARGGKITYQGFVHTFASLVPPGEHFAQHPEWFAFTGGKRSDGYVQLCLTNEELKRFVAERVKERLRANPTANIVSVSQNDAAGYCECPNCKALDEKEGSHAGSLLHFVNYVAREVGKEFPNVAIDTLAYQYTRKPPKYVRPEPNVIVRLCSIECNFARPLTDPSNRAFYQDLVGWSKVCKRLYVWDYVTNFSHYLWPQPNVFVLGPNVRTFVSHGVRGIFEQGSYTTLGGDMALLKAWVLAKLLWNPDRDAKAMIREFLNGYYGPAGPYVGKYLDLVHREAVDHKYYLGCFVNSDSPFPSSQTVKAAEEAFRRALAAVAGQPELQQRVQLAHLPLTYVQLSRGPQATGGEAYEQLIQDFEAVVQRENIVNVSESGPVAPKVAEFRKNLRVYREVLSIGPGEAKVWPLSNIWKFAPDPEDQGEAAGWFKEGFDDGTWAAVRSDRNCGWEAQGFPDYIGFGWYRQAAAVPADLAGFKHLYLYFGSVDDDAWVYLNDRLAYEHSAKTTGLPPNVIWRTPFAFDPRPWLKLGATNAIAVKVLNRVGMGGVYRPVYLVGANRELDVPLLGPLVAMETAQ